Proteins encoded by one window of Salvia splendens isolate huo1 chromosome 14, SspV2, whole genome shotgun sequence:
- the LOC121765987 gene encoding protein PHOSPHATE-INDUCED 1-like, with protein MASTILKLLAIFSLLNLTFASRATPNSLVEDTQTQLLKYHKGALLHGKISVNLIWYGKFTSSQRAIVADFITSLSPTSPSQSQPSVAAWWQTTEKYYHLASSKKQSLSLHLNKQILDDSYSIGKSLTENHLIDLASKGEKTNAINIVLTASDVAVDGFCQNRCGSHGSKSSAVKGKNQKFAYIWVGNSETQCAGYCAWPFHQPIYGPQSPPLIAPNNDVGIDGMVINLSALLAGTATNPFGNGFYQGTADAPLEAATACPGVYAKGAYPGYAGDLLVEKTSGASYNAHGANGRKYVLPAIYDPSTSKCSTLV; from the coding sequence ATGGCTTCCACCATTCTCAAGCTCCTAGCAATTTTCTCTCTGTTAAATCTCACCTTCGCTTCACGAGCAACCCCCAATTCTCTAGTCGAAGACACACAAACTCAGCTGCTGAAATATCACAAAGGCGCTCTCCTCCATGGCAAAATCTCCGTCAACCTAATTTGGTACGGCAAATTCACCTCTTCTCAACGCGCAATCGTCGCCGATTTCATCACTTCTCTCTCCCCTACCTCTCCCTCGCAATCGCAGCCATCCGTAGCCGCGTGGTGGCAAACAACAGAAAAGTACTACCACCTTGCCTCCTCCAAAAAGCAATCCCTCTCTCTCCACCTCAACAAGCAGATCCTCGACGATTCCTACTCGATCGGAAAATCTCTCACCGAAAACCACCTCATAGATCTGGCGTCCAAGGGCGAGAAAACCAACGCGATCAACATTGTGCTAACGGCATCTGACGTCGCCGTCGACGGTTTCTGCCAGAACCGCTGCGGCAGCCACGGATCCAAATCGAGCGCCGTGAAGGGGAAAAATCAGAAATTCGCCTACATTTGGGTGGGGAACTCGGAGACTCAGTGCGCCGGCTACTGCGCGTGGCCGTTCCACCAGCCGATCTACGGTCCGCAGAGCCCGCCGTTGATTGCTCCGAACAACGACGTTGGAATCGACGGAATGGTGATCAATTTGTCCGCGCTTTTGGCCGGAACCGCGACGAATCCTTTCGGAAACGGATTTTATCAAGGCACGGCGGATGCGCCATTGGAAGCAGCGACGGCTTGCCCCGGGGTCTATGCGAAGGGAGCTTATCCTGGCTACGCCGGAGATTTGCTGGTGGAGAAGACTAGTGGTGCTAGCTATAATGCGCATGGTGCCAACGGCAGGAAATACGTGCTTCCCGCTATATATGATCCTTCTACATCCAAGTGCTCGACTTTGGTTTAA
- the LOC121765617 gene encoding receptor-like protein 37, translated as MYNEILLLQLKDELIFNSSLSTKLVRWNESDHDCCKWYGVECDASGYVVSLQLDDEAISGGIGDLNICGSLTLPTINSTILSFQKVPSEVSTLTRLASLDISNEPNTTLSLELPNLKMLVQNLTGLRELYLDDVNGSIPSTFASLTKLIRVDLSYNSLAGSLPSASFEGLSNLVHLNLLGNSFSGNIPQSLFALPSLLELILSYNQFNGTFQLEDFQSLPNLTWLDLRYLDLSYNALEGKITKSLELCTWLGYMNIGNNKMNDTFPCMLSSNLGVLVCAPINSMGK; from the exons ATGTATAAtg AAATCTTGTTGCTTCAACTCAAAGATGAGTTGATCTTCAATTCTTCTCTTTCAACAAAACTGGTGCGATGGAATGAGAGTGATCATGATTGTTGCAAGTGGTACGGTGTGGAATGTGATGCTTCTGGCTACGTCGTTAGTTTGCAGCTCGACGATGAGGCCATTTCCGGTggaattggggatttaaatatcTGCGGAAGCTTAACCTTGCCTACAATAAATTCAACCATTTTGTCATTCCAAAAG GTTCCTTCTGAAGTTTCGACCTTGACGAGATTGGCTAGTCTCGATATCTCCAATGAGCCTAACACTACTCTTAGCCTCGAGCTCCCGAATCTGAAGATGCTTGTCCAAAATTTAACAGGCCTTAGAGAGCTCTATCTTGATGATGTCAAT GGTTCAATTCCATCCACCTTTGCTAGCCTAACAAAGCTTATTCGTGTCGACTTGTCGTATAACTCCTTGGCAGGCTCACTTCCTTCTGCATCGTTTGAAGGCCTTTCCAATCTCGTTCATCTAAATCTGTTGGGAAATTCATTCTCTGGTAACATTCCCCAGTCTCTTTTTGCTCTCCCGTCATTGTTGGAACTTATTCTTAGTTACAACCAATTTAATGGCACTTTTCAACTCGAAGACTTTCAAAGCCTTCCCAATCTCACATGGCTTGATCTACGTTATTTGGATCTTAGCTATAATGCTTTAGAAGGGAAGATCACAAAGTCCCTCGAACTTTGCACGTGGTTGGGGTACATGAATATCGGGAACAACAAGATGAACGACACTTTCCCATGCATGCTATCGTCGAACTTGGGTGTTCTTGTTTGCGCTCCAATAAATTCCATGGGGAAGTAA